In one window of Pseudomonas benzenivorans DNA:
- the speE gene encoding polyamine aminopropyltransferase has protein sequence MSDYQETLYDGYGQRFRMDQLLHEVRTEHQHLVIFENARMGRVMALDGVIQTTEADEFIYHEMLTHVPILAHGLAKRVLIIGGGDGGMLREVCKHDSVEHITMVEIDGTVVDMCKEFLPNHSSGAFDDPRLNLVIDDGMRFVATCEDKFDVIISDSTDPIGPGEVLFSENFYQACRRCLNDGGILVTQNGTPFMQLAEVQTTAGRMRGLFADWHFYMAAVPTYIGGSMTFAWGSTDAGYRKLSAETLRQRFAGSGIVTRYYNPDIHQGAFALPQYVLQAINKPSND, from the coding sequence ATGAGCGATTACCAAGAGACCCTCTACGACGGCTACGGCCAGCGTTTTCGCATGGACCAGCTGCTGCACGAGGTGCGCACCGAGCACCAGCACCTGGTGATCTTCGAGAACGCCCGCATGGGCCGGGTCATGGCCCTGGACGGGGTGATCCAGACCACCGAGGCCGACGAGTTCATCTACCACGAGATGCTCACCCACGTGCCGATCCTGGCCCATGGCCTGGCCAAGCGCGTGCTGATCATCGGCGGCGGCGACGGCGGCATGCTGCGCGAGGTGTGCAAGCACGACAGCGTCGAGCACATCACCATGGTCGAGATCGACGGCACCGTGGTCGACATGTGCAAGGAATTCCTGCCCAACCACTCCAGCGGGGCCTTCGACGACCCGCGGCTGAACCTGGTGATCGACGACGGCATGCGCTTCGTCGCCACCTGCGAAGACAAGTTCGACGTGATCATCTCCGATTCCACCGACCCGATCGGCCCGGGCGAGGTATTGTTCTCCGAGAACTTCTACCAGGCCTGCCGCCGCTGCCTGAACGACGGCGGCATCCTGGTCACCCAGAACGGCACGCCCTTCATGCAGCTGGCCGAGGTGCAGACCACCGCCGGGCGCATGCGCGGGCTGTTCGCCGACTGGCACTTCTACATGGCGGCGGTGCCGACCTATATCGGCGGCAGCATGACCTTCGCCTGGGGCAGCACCGACGCCGGCTACCGCAAGCTGTCGGCCGAGACCCTGCGCCAGCGCTTCGCCGGCAGCGGCATCGTCACCCGCTACTACAACCCGGATATCCACCAGGGCGCCTTCGCCCTGCCGCAGTACGTGCTGCAGGCGATCAACAAGCCGAGCAACGACTGA
- a CDS encoding methylthioribulose 1-phosphate dehydratase: MNPTREQLAQQIIEAGRFLYGRGWSPATSSNYSARLSASEALLTVSGKHKGELGPDDVLATDMQGRSLEPGKKPSAETLLHTQLYSWKPEIGAVLHTHSVNATVLSRLCLADSLVFADYELQKAFSGVTTHESQVEVPIFDNDQDIARLAAKVQPWLEAHPECVGYLIRGHGLYTWGARMSDALRQIEAFEFLFECELKVRALHTR, translated from the coding sequence ATGAACCCGACCCGCGAACAACTCGCCCAACAGATCATCGAGGCCGGCCGCTTCCTCTACGGCCGCGGCTGGTCGCCGGCCACCAGCAGCAACTACTCCGCGCGCCTGTCGGCCAGCGAGGCGCTGCTGACCGTGTCCGGCAAGCACAAGGGCGAACTGGGGCCGGACGACGTGCTGGCCACCGACATGCAGGGGCGCAGCCTGGAGCCGGGCAAGAAGCCCTCGGCCGAGACCCTGCTGCATACCCAGCTGTACAGCTGGAAGCCGGAGATCGGTGCGGTGCTGCACACCCACTCGGTCAACGCCACGGTGCTGTCGCGCCTGTGCCTGGCCGATTCGCTGGTGTTCGCCGACTATGAGCTGCAGAAGGCCTTTTCCGGCGTCACCACCCACGAGTCCCAGGTCGAGGTGCCGATCTTCGACAACGACCAGGACATCGCCCGCCTGGCGGCCAAGGTGCAGCCCTGGCTGGAGGCGCACCCGGAGTGCGTCGGCTACCTGATCCGCGGCCACGGCCTGTACACCTGGGGCGCGCGCATGAGCGACGCGCTGCGGCAGATCGAGGCCTTCGAGTTCCTCTTCGAGTGCGAGCTGAAGGTGCGCGCCCTGCACACCCGCTGA
- a CDS encoding LTA synthase family protein, which yields MTTANALGTPSSSSHLSNPSLKSHLQFGLYSGLALLLIYGLLRLALLVYNRELIGATPVATFAEAFYNGLRFDLRVVVYALAPLLLSLLSVRAMAARGLQRLWLTGFASITLFLGLSELDFYREFHQRLNSLVFQYFQEDTQTVLSMLWNGFPVARYLLTWAVATWLLARLFKGLDRLSRPPVRPAHLASGSAVPAWYWRISAFVLCLVLAVIAARGHLRQGPPLRWGDAYTTDSMFANQLGLNGTLTLISAAQASFSSHRDNAWKASMPEQQALDRVRKLLLTPHDQLVDADTAAIRRDFSPPQDRTLPVRNVVVILMESFAGHYVGALGSPANITPNFDRLAQQGLLFDRFFSNGTHTHQGMFATMACFPNLPSFEYLMRTPEGAHQFSGLPQLLSARGYDNLYVYNGNFQWDNQSGFFSNQGMTNFIGREDFVDPVFMDPTWGVSDQDMFDRGAKELASNYGDKPFYALLQTLSNHTPYALPENLPVQRVTDQGALNEHLTAMRYADWALGRFFEKARQAPYFKDTLFVVVGDHGFGSTEQLTEMDLYRFNVPLLLIGPGVQEKFGRLSHTLGTQIDIVPTIMGRLGGEVRHQCWGRDLLNLPAGDRGIGVIKPSGGDQTVAIVTPERILIQPKGFEPRLYAYQLGAQASAERLSGDIDPQLQQDLDAFLQTATQSLLDNSAGVRDGN from the coding sequence ATGACCACTGCCAATGCCCTGGGCACTCCGTCGTCCTCATCGCATCTGTCCAATCCCAGCCTCAAAAGCCACCTGCAGTTCGGCCTGTACAGCGGTCTGGCGCTGCTGCTGATCTACGGTCTGTTGCGCCTGGCCTTGCTGGTCTACAACCGTGAGCTGATCGGCGCCACCCCGGTGGCAACCTTTGCCGAGGCCTTCTACAACGGCCTGCGTTTCGACCTGCGGGTGGTGGTCTATGCCCTGGCGCCCCTGCTGCTGTCGTTGCTCAGCGTGCGCGCGATGGCCGCCCGTGGCCTGCAGCGCCTGTGGCTGACCGGCTTCGCCAGCATCACCCTGTTCCTCGGCCTGAGCGAGCTGGACTTCTACCGCGAGTTCCACCAGCGCCTGAACAGCCTGGTGTTCCAGTATTTCCAGGAAGACACTCAAACGGTGCTGAGCATGCTGTGGAACGGCTTCCCGGTCGCCCGCTACTTGCTGACCTGGGCCGTGGCGACCTGGCTGCTGGCCAGGCTGTTCAAGGGACTCGACCGCCTGAGTCGGCCGCCCGTACGGCCTGCGCACTTGGCCAGCGGCTCGGCGGTGCCGGCCTGGTACTGGCGTATCAGCGCCTTCGTCCTGTGCCTGGTGCTGGCGGTGATCGCCGCCCGTGGCCATCTGCGTCAGGGCCCGCCGCTGCGCTGGGGCGATGCCTACACCACCGATTCGATGTTCGCCAACCAGCTGGGGCTCAATGGCACGCTGACCCTGATCTCGGCGGCCCAGGCGAGCTTCTCCTCGCACCGCGACAACGCCTGGAAGGCCAGCATGCCCGAGCAGCAGGCGCTGGACAGGGTGCGCAAGCTGCTGCTGACCCCCCACGACCAGCTGGTCGACGCCGATACGGCCGCCATCCGTCGCGACTTCAGCCCGCCCCAGGACCGCACCCTGCCGGTGCGCAACGTGGTGGTGATCCTCATGGAGAGCTTCGCCGGGCACTATGTCGGCGCCCTCGGCTCGCCGGCCAATATCACGCCGAACTTCGACAGGCTGGCGCAACAGGGCCTGCTGTTCGACCGCTTCTTCTCCAACGGTACCCACACCCACCAGGGCATGTTCGCCACCATGGCCTGCTTCCCCAACCTGCCGAGCTTCGAGTACCTGATGCGCACGCCGGAGGGCGCGCACCAGTTCTCCGGCCTGCCGCAGCTGCTCAGCGCCCGGGGCTACGACAACCTCTACGTGTACAACGGCAACTTCCAGTGGGATAACCAGTCCGGCTTCTTCAGCAACCAGGGCATGACTAACTTCATCGGCCGCGAAGATTTCGTCGACCCGGTGTTCATGGACCCGACCTGGGGCGTGTCGGATCAGGACATGTTCGACCGCGGCGCCAAGGAGCTGGCCAGTAATTACGGCGACAAGCCCTTCTATGCGCTGCTGCAGACCCTGTCCAACCACACACCCTATGCATTGCCGGAGAACCTGCCAGTGCAGCGGGTCACCGACCAGGGCGCGCTGAACGAGCACCTCACCGCCATGCGCTATGCCGACTGGGCCCTCGGCCGGTTCTTCGAGAAGGCGCGGCAGGCGCCGTACTTCAAGGACACCCTGTTCGTGGTGGTCGGCGACCACGGCTTCGGCAGCACCGAGCAGCTCACCGAGATGGACCTGTACCGCTTCAACGTGCCGTTGCTGCTGATCGGCCCGGGCGTGCAGGAGAAGTTCGGACGCCTTAGCCACACCCTCGGCACCCAGATCGACATCGTGCCGACCATCATGGGCCGCCTCGGCGGCGAGGTGCGCCACCAGTGCTGGGGCCGTGACCTGCTCAACCTGCCGGCCGGCGACCGCGGTATCGGCGTGATCAAGCCCTCGGGCGGCGACCAGACCGTGGCCATCGTCACCCCCGAGCGCATCCTGATCCAGCCCAAGGGCTTCGAGCCGCGTCTGTATGCCTACCAGCTCGGGGCCCAGGCCAGCGCCGAGCGGCTGTCTGGCGACATCGATCCGCAGCTGCAGCAGGACCTCGACGCCTTCCTGCAGACCGCGACCCAGAGCCTGCTGGACAACAGCGCCGGGGTGCGCGACGGCAACTAA
- a CDS encoding MFS transporter, producing the protein MTHALPYWRLSGFYFCYFSLLGATAPFLALYFDHLGFSAARIGELVAIPMLMRCLAPNLWGWLGDHTGRRLAIVRFGAVCTLLCFAGIFVSQSYAWLALIMASHAFFWHAVLPQFEVITLAHLRERATRYSEIRLWGSIGFIVAVVGLGELFERISLDAFPWTLVLVMAAIVLSSCWVPSAEPQQRPSDPQLGGFLRQLRRPGILAFYLSVGLMQLSNGPYYTFLTLHLEALGYARGLIGQLWALGVVAEILLFLFMARLLARYSLRSVLLASFLITAVRWLLLGNLADHLWVLLLAQCMHAATFGSFHAAAIHFVQRSFADRQQGQGQALYATLAGIGGALGALYSGYSWNSLGPAWTFSIASLVALAAAAITLTRLPEERP; encoded by the coding sequence ATGACGCACGCCTTGCCCTACTGGCGCCTGTCCGGTTTCTACTTCTGCTACTTCTCCCTGCTCGGCGCCACGGCGCCGTTTCTGGCGCTGTACTTCGATCACCTGGGCTTCTCCGCGGCGCGCATCGGCGAGCTGGTGGCCATCCCCATGCTGATGCGTTGCCTGGCGCCGAACCTGTGGGGCTGGCTGGGCGACCACACCGGTCGGCGCCTGGCGATCGTGCGCTTCGGCGCGGTCTGCACCCTGCTGTGTTTCGCCGGCATCTTCGTCAGCCAGAGCTACGCCTGGCTGGCGCTGATCATGGCCAGTCACGCCTTCTTCTGGCACGCGGTGTTGCCGCAGTTCGAGGTCATCACCCTGGCCCACCTGCGCGAACGGGCCACCCGTTACAGCGAGATCCGCCTGTGGGGCAGCATCGGCTTCATCGTCGCGGTGGTCGGCCTGGGCGAGCTGTTCGAGCGCATCAGCCTGGATGCCTTCCCCTGGACCCTGGTGCTGGTCATGGCGGCCATAGTGCTCAGCAGCTGCTGGGTGCCCAGCGCCGAGCCGCAGCAGCGCCCCAGCGACCCGCAGCTGGGCGGCTTCCTCCGCCAGTTGCGCCGCCCCGGCATCCTGGCCTTCTACCTCAGCGTCGGCCTGATGCAGCTGAGCAACGGTCCCTACTACACCTTCCTGACCCTGCACCTGGAGGCCCTCGGCTACGCCCGCGGCCTGATCGGCCAGCTCTGGGCCCTGGGCGTGGTGGCCGAGATCCTGCTGTTCCTGTTCATGGCCCGGCTGCTGGCGCGCTATTCGCTGCGCAGCGTGCTGCTGGCCAGCTTCCTGATCACCGCCGTGCGCTGGCTGCTGCTGGGCAACCTGGCCGATCATCTGTGGGTGCTGCTGCTGGCCCAGTGCATGCACGCGGCCACCTTCGGCAGCTTCCACGCCGCGGCCATCCACTTCGTCCAACGCAGCTTCGCCGACCGCCAGCAGGGCCAGGGCCAGGCCCTCTACGCCACCCTGGCCGGGATAGGCGGCGCCCTCGGCGCACTCTACTCCGGTTACAGTTGGAACAGCCTGGGACCGGCCTGGACCTTCAGTATCGCCAGCCTGGTCGCCCTGGCGGCCGCCGCCATCACCCTGACCCGCCTGCCCGAGGAGAGGCCATGA
- a CDS encoding histidine phosphatase family protein, producing the protein MCASEPLVRTVALLLLAWLALAGQARADEAAWDALRAGRAVLLLRHATAPGLGDPAHFDLGDCTTQRNLDPRGRAQARRWGRLLRDQGIARPRLLSSRWCRARDTAQEMGLGTVESWPALDSFFADRSRAAVQTAQLVAAVNALMSGTVMVLVSHQVNITALTGVYPASGEGLILARPLRVPARVLARIAPP; encoded by the coding sequence ATGTGCGCCTCTGAGCCCCTGGTCCGCACGGTCGCGCTGCTGCTGTTGGCCTGGCTGGCCCTGGCGGGCCAGGCCCGGGCCGACGAGGCCGCCTGGGATGCGCTGCGCGCGGGGCGGGCCGTGCTGCTGTTGCGCCATGCCACGGCGCCGGGCCTGGGCGACCCGGCGCATTTCGACCTGGGCGACTGCACGACCCAGCGCAACCTCGACCCGCGCGGTCGCGCACAGGCCCGGCGCTGGGGGCGACTGCTGCGCGACCAGGGCATCGCCCGGCCGCGCCTGCTCAGCAGCCGCTGGTGCCGCGCCCGCGACACCGCTCAGGAGATGGGCCTGGGCACGGTCGAGTCCTGGCCGGCTCTGGACTCCTTCTTCGCCGATCGCTCCCGTGCCGCCGTCCAGACAGCCCAGCTGGTGGCGGCGGTCAACGCCCTGATGTCCGGCACGGTCATGGTGCTGGTGTCCCATCAGGTCAACATCACCGCGCTGACCGGCGTCTACCCGGCCTCGGGGGAGGGGCTGATCCTGGCGCGGCCGCTGCGGGTGCCGGCGCGGGTATTGGCGCGGATTGCGCCGCCCTGA
- a CDS encoding 1,2-dihydroxy-3-keto-5-methylthiopentene dioxygenase, which produces MSSLSVYHESSPEQPNKVLTHLEDIASTLAEVGVRFERWQAVAPIAPGASQDEVIAAYRPQIDRLMSERGYVTVDVVSLSDDHPQKAELRAKFLDEHRHAEDEVRFFVAGRGLFTLHIDDYVYAVLCEKNDLISVPAGTRHWFDMGEHPHFVAIRLFNNPEGWVAQFTGEDIASRFPRLED; this is translated from the coding sequence ATGAGCAGCCTGAGCGTCTACCACGAGTCTTCCCCCGAACAACCGAACAAGGTGCTGACCCACCTCGAGGACATCGCCAGCACCCTGGCCGAGGTCGGCGTGCGCTTCGAGCGCTGGCAGGCGGTGGCGCCCATCGCCCCCGGCGCCAGCCAGGACGAGGTGATCGCCGCCTACCGGCCGCAGATCGACCGGCTGATGAGCGAGCGCGGCTACGTCACCGTCGATGTGGTCAGCCTGAGCGACGACCATCCGCAGAAGGCCGAGCTGCGCGCCAAGTTTCTCGACGAGCACCGCCATGCCGAGGACGAGGTGCGCTTCTTCGTCGCCGGCCGCGGCCTGTTCACCCTGCACATCGACGATTACGTCTATGCCGTGCTGTGCGAGAAGAACGACCTGATCTCGGTGCCGGCCGGCACCCGCCACTGGTTCGACATGGGCGAGCATCCGCACTTCGTGGCGATCCGCTTGTTCAACAACCCCGAGGGCTGGGTCGCCCAGTTCACCGGCGAAGACATCGCCAGCCGCTTCCCGCGCCTGGAAGACTGA
- a CDS encoding DNA-3-methyladenine glycosylase family protein produces the protein MTETTPAPLRLPYQPPWHWQQFHDHHALRALPGVERLDAEGYSRSFRLDGVCGWFAVSPLPAEPALQLRHSASAGACLPALVARVRRMFDLDAEPLRIAAHFAADAQLGPLVARNPGLRLPTAFDPFEQAVRAIVGQQVTVKAAVTIAGRLVARLGEPLAQAPDAAIARLFPSAAALAKAKLDGIGMPGKRVQTLQHFAAQVASGALRLDLEDGREALIERLCALPGIGPWTAEYIALRAFGEADAFPANDLGLLKAPLWGAGGIAAKQLKARAEAWRPWRAYAAAHLWHNYAGG, from the coding sequence ATGACCGAGACCACGCCTGCCCCGCTGCGCTTGCCCTACCAGCCCCCCTGGCACTGGCAGCAGTTCCACGACCACCATGCCCTGCGCGCCCTGCCCGGCGTCGAGCGGCTGGACGCCGAGGGCTACAGCCGCAGTTTTCGCCTGGACGGGGTCTGCGGCTGGTTCGCCGTGTCGCCGCTGCCCGCCGAACCGGCCCTGCAGCTGCGCCATAGCGCATCGGCAGGCGCCTGCCTGCCGGCCCTGGTCGCCCGGGTGCGGCGCATGTTCGACCTGGATGCCGAGCCGCTGCGCATCGCCGCCCATTTCGCCGCGGACGCCCAGCTCGGCCCGCTGGTGGCGCGCAATCCGGGCCTGCGCCTGCCGACCGCCTTCGATCCCTTCGAGCAGGCGGTGCGGGCCATAGTCGGCCAGCAGGTGACGGTAAAGGCCGCGGTGACCATCGCCGGGCGCCTGGTGGCGCGCCTCGGCGAGCCGCTGGCGCAGGCGCCCGACGCCGCTATCGCCCGGCTGTTTCCCAGCGCCGCGGCGCTGGCCAAGGCCAAGCTGGACGGCATCGGCATGCCCGGCAAGCGCGTGCAGACGCTGCAGCACTTCGCCGCCCAGGTCGCCAGCGGCGCCCTGCGTCTCGACCTGGAGGACGGCCGCGAGGCGCTGATCGAACGCCTCTGCGCCCTGCCCGGCATCGGCCCCTGGACCGCCGAATACATCGCCCTGCGCGCCTTCGGCGAGGCGGACGCCTTCCCCGCCAACGACCTGGGGCTGCTCAAGGCGCCGTTGTGGGGCGCAGGCGGCATCGCTGCCAAGCAACTCAAGGCCCGCGCCGAGGCCTGGCGGCCCTGGCGCGCCTATGCCGCCGCGCACCTGTGGCACAACTATGCGGGAGGTTGA
- a CDS encoding SMP-30/gluconolactonase/LRE family protein: MLLRQKIRFWLMLFLGAALVPAVAYPAWRHLYPVEASGGWGYQVFHENIPRVSALVRDARGALFISQEFDDGQGTILQRSRDGSLKTVLSGLSKPDGLALYRDGVAVSQEGGRLPVLLLGGDQAKPLFTSDSVEGVASDGHYLYAIEDRHHGRLLRFDPQSAELVTLRDDLDEGEAIAACSDGRLFYTEKKHGWVKQWQADGQDILVQDGLNDPGFLLCSDDGLWITEDATHMARVLLLDRAGQLQVVLDHLRSVQSIIAVAPGRYLLAEQGRSRILQLDRLPADS, translated from the coding sequence ATGCTACTGCGCCAAAAAATCCGTTTCTGGCTGATGCTGTTTCTCGGGGCCGCGTTGGTTCCGGCGGTGGCCTATCCGGCCTGGCGTCACCTGTATCCGGTGGAGGCCAGCGGTGGTTGGGGCTACCAGGTGTTTCACGAGAACATCCCGCGGGTCAGCGCCCTGGTGCGCGATGCCCGGGGCGCGCTGTTCATCAGCCAGGAGTTCGACGACGGCCAGGGCACCATCCTGCAGCGCAGTCGCGACGGCAGCCTGAAGACCGTACTGAGCGGTCTGTCCAAGCCCGATGGTCTGGCGTTGTACCGCGACGGGGTGGCGGTCAGTCAGGAGGGCGGGCGCTTGCCGGTGCTGCTGCTGGGTGGCGATCAGGCCAAGCCGCTGTTCACCTCCGACAGCGTCGAGGGGGTGGCCAGCGACGGCCATTACCTGTACGCCATCGAGGACCGCCATCACGGTCGCCTGCTGCGCTTCGACCCGCAAAGCGCCGAGCTGGTGACTCTGCGCGACGACCTGGATGAGGGCGAAGCCATCGCCGCCTGCAGTGACGGCCGCCTGTTCTACACCGAGAAGAAGCACGGCTGGGTCAAACAATGGCAGGCCGACGGCCAGGACATCCTGGTGCAGGACGGCCTCAACGACCCTGGCTTCCTGCTGTGCAGCGACGACGGCCTGTGGATCACCGAAGACGCCACCCACATGGCGCGGGTGCTGTTGCTCGATCGCGCCGGCCAGTTGCAGGTGGTGCTCGATCACCTGCGCTCGGTGCAGAGCATCATCGCCGTGGCGCCGGGCCGCTACCTGCTGGCCGAGCAGGGCCGCAGCCGCATCCTGCAACTCGATCGTCTGCCGGCGGACTCCTGA
- a CDS encoding PLDc N-terminal domain-containing protein gives MGTTLNGLLGLVILALDIWAIINVVKSGTDTGKKVLWVLLIVLLPVIGLIIWALAGPRGNVRL, from the coding sequence ATGGGTACCACCCTCAACGGCCTGCTCGGCCTGGTCATCCTGGCGCTGGATATCTGGGCGATCATCAACGTGGTCAAGAGCGGCACCGACACCGGCAAGAAGGTGCTCTGGGTGCTGCTGATCGTTCTCCTGCCGGTGATCGGCCTGATCATCTGGGCGCTGGCAGGTCCCCGGGGCAATGTGCGCCTCTGA
- a CDS encoding methylated-DNA--[protein]-cysteine S-methyltransferase, translating to MFYRYHHSPIGRLLLAGDAGGLRQLAMEIDGEPWRIGADWQVAGDELDDVCRQLDEYFAGQRRRFELRLAPGGTAFQQAVWQALQCIAYGRTSSYSALAAQIARPRAVRAVGAANGANPIAIVIPCHRVIGRDGSLTGYAGGLARKALLLQLEGALPPQQAPLAL from the coding sequence ATGTTCTATCGCTACCACCACAGCCCCATCGGCCGCCTGCTGCTGGCCGGCGATGCTGGCGGGCTGCGCCAACTGGCCATGGAGATCGACGGCGAGCCCTGGCGGATCGGCGCAGACTGGCAAGTGGCCGGGGACGAACTGGACGACGTTTGCCGACAATTGGACGAGTATTTCGCCGGCCAGCGCCGACGCTTCGAGCTGCGCCTGGCGCCCGGCGGCACGGCCTTCCAGCAGGCGGTCTGGCAGGCCCTGCAATGCATTGCCTACGGCCGGACCAGCAGCTACAGCGCCCTGGCCGCGCAGATCGCCCGGCCCAGGGCGGTACGCGCGGTGGGCGCGGCCAACGGCGCCAACCCCATCGCCATCGTCATCCCCTGTCACCGGGTGATCGGCCGCGACGGCAGCCTCACCGGCTACGCCGGCGGTCTGGCGCGCAAGGCCCTGCTGCTGCAACTCGAGGGCGCGTTGCCGCCACAGCAGGCGCCGCTGGCGCTCTGA
- the aroC gene encoding chorismate synthase, whose protein sequence is MSGNTYGKLFTVTTAGESHGPALVAIVDGCPPGLELSLEDLQRDLDRRKPGTSRHTTQRQEADEVEILSGVFEGRTTGCAIGLLIRNTDQKSKDYSAIKDLFRPAHADYSYHHKYGIRDYRGGGRSSARETAMRVAAGAIAKKYLATQGIQVRGYMSQLGPIEIPFKSWDSVEQNAFFSPDPDKVAELETYMDQLRRDQDSVGAKITVVAEGVMPGLGEPIFDRLDAELAHALMSINAVKGVEIGAGFASVAQRGTEHRDELTPEGFLSNNAGGILGGISSGQPIVAHLALKPTSSITTPGRSIDVDGQPVEVITKGRHDPCVGIRATPIAEAMMAIVLMDHLLRHRGQNADVSVATPVLPQL, encoded by the coding sequence ATGTCCGGCAACACCTACGGCAAGCTGTTCACCGTCACCACCGCCGGCGAGAGCCATGGCCCGGCCCTGGTCGCCATAGTCGACGGCTGCCCGCCGGGGCTGGAGCTGAGCCTGGAGGACCTGCAGCGCGACCTCGACCGGCGCAAGCCGGGCACCAGCCGCCACACCACCCAGCGCCAGGAGGCCGACGAGGTGGAGATCCTCTCCGGGGTGTTCGAGGGCAGGACCACCGGCTGCGCCATCGGCCTGCTGATCCGCAACACCGACCAGAAGTCCAAGGACTACTCGGCGATCAAGGACCTGTTCCGCCCGGCCCACGCCGACTACAGCTATCACCACAAGTACGGCATCCGCGACTACCGCGGCGGCGGTCGCAGCTCGGCCCGCGAGACCGCCATGCGCGTGGCAGCCGGCGCCATCGCCAAGAAGTACCTGGCTACCCAGGGCATCCAGGTGCGCGGCTATATGAGCCAGCTGGGCCCGATCGAGATCCCCTTCAAGAGCTGGGACAGCGTCGAGCAGAACGCCTTCTTCAGCCCCGACCCGGACAAGGTGGCGGAGCTGGAGACCTATATGGATCAGCTGCGTCGCGACCAGGATTCGGTCGGGGCCAAGATCACCGTGGTCGCCGAGGGCGTGATGCCGGGCCTCGGCGAGCCGATCTTCGACCGCCTGGATGCCGAGCTGGCCCATGCCCTGATGAGCATCAACGCGGTCAAGGGCGTGGAGATCGGCGCGGGCTTCGCCAGTGTGGCCCAGCGCGGCACCGAGCACCGCGACGAGCTGACCCCGGAGGGCTTCCTGTCGAACAATGCCGGCGGCATCCTCGGCGGCATCTCTTCTGGCCAGCCGATCGTCGCCCACCTGGCGCTCAAGCCGACCTCCAGCATCACCACCCCGGGGCGTTCGATCGATGTCGACGGCCAGCCGGTGGAGGTCATCACCAAGGGCCGCCACGACCCCTGCGTGGGCATCCGTGCCACCCCCATCGCCGAGGCGATGATGGCCATCGTGCTGATGGACCACCTGCTGCGTCATCGCGGCCAGAACGCCGACGTCAGCGTCGCCACGCCGGTGCTGCCGCAACTGTGA
- the mtnC gene encoding acireductone synthase, with protein sequence MPIKAILTDIEGTTSAVSFVFDVLFPYAAEHLPDFVRRHAEEPPVAEQLAAVRAESGEAEADVQRVIEILLGWIAADRKATPLKALQGMVWAEGYKAGQLKGHVYPDAVEALKRWKALGYGLYVYSSGSIQAQRLIFGCSEAGDLTTLFSGYFDTTSGPKREADSYRRIAQGIGLAAGEILFLSDIVEELDAARQAGLQTVGLAREGGELAGHETVASFAAIDPGRL encoded by the coding sequence ATGCCGATCAAAGCCATCCTCACCGATATCGAGGGCACCACCAGCGCGGTGAGCTTCGTCTTCGACGTGCTGTTTCCCTATGCCGCCGAGCATCTGCCGGACTTCGTCCGCCGCCATGCCGAGGAGCCGCCGGTGGCCGAGCAACTGGCCGCGGTGCGCGCCGAGAGCGGCGAGGCGGAGGCCGACGTGCAGCGGGTCATCGAGATCCTCCTCGGCTGGATCGCCGCCGACCGCAAGGCCACGCCGCTCAAGGCCCTGCAGGGCATGGTCTGGGCCGAGGGTTATAAGGCCGGTCAGCTCAAGGGGCACGTCTACCCGGACGCGGTGGAGGCGCTCAAGCGCTGGAAGGCGCTGGGCTACGGGCTGTACGTCTATTCCTCCGGCTCGATCCAGGCGCAGCGGCTGATCTTCGGCTGCTCCGAGGCCGGCGACCTGACCACGCTGTTCTCCGGCTACTTCGACACCACCAGCGGGCCCAAGCGCGAAGCCGACTCCTACCGCCGCATCGCCCAGGGCATAGGGCTGGCGGCCGGGGAGATCCTGTTTCTCTCGGACATAGTCGAGGAGCTGGACGCCGCCCGCCAGGCCGGCCTGCAGACCGTCGGCTTGGCTCGCGAGGGCGGCGAGCTGGCCGGCCATGAGACGGTCGCCAGCTTCGCGGCGATCGATCCGGGCCGGCTGTAG